One Faecalispora anaeroviscerum genomic window carries:
- a CDS encoding SufB/SufD family protein, with the protein MNITLNQVNLLPVRTWKWLGVNGAAVEEEIPGEFTAWEPQALNLPQKIVQNATAFDGADAIETGMGKDAEQFVLQNQNAGIHLIAEGSAEEPVTAEYVLDASCPALADYNTIYAKENSSVTLVLSYRSEGSANVFHTSLTKIVAEKGAHVRLVQVQLLGNNAFHFDDVGVIEKENALVEVIHIELGAHKIFSGCKARLEERRSRFEAETIYLGDKSRIIDMNYVAQHIGKETESEIHANGALLDESQKIYRGTIDFLRGAAHSVGHESEYTLLFSPKVRNRTAPLILCGEENVEGQHAASIGKIDSGKLFYLMSRGLSEPQAKQIVIEAQFTPALEKIPVEALREAVHDWLKERMSNA; encoded by the coding sequence ATGAATATTACCTTGAATCAAGTAAACCTGCTGCCGGTCAGAACCTGGAAGTGGCTCGGAGTGAACGGCGCGGCAGTAGAGGAAGAAATCCCCGGAGAATTCACCGCGTGGGAGCCGCAGGCTCTGAACCTGCCGCAGAAAATTGTACAGAACGCCACCGCCTTTGACGGTGCGGACGCGATTGAAACCGGCATGGGTAAGGACGCGGAACAATTTGTTTTGCAGAACCAAAACGCGGGAATTCACCTGATTGCCGAAGGCAGCGCTGAGGAACCGGTCACAGCGGAATATGTACTGGATGCCTCCTGTCCTGCGCTTGCCGATTACAACACCATTTATGCAAAGGAAAATTCCAGCGTCACGCTGGTGCTTTCTTACCGTTCGGAAGGCAGCGCAAATGTGTTCCACACCAGTTTAACAAAAATTGTTGCGGAAAAAGGTGCGCATGTGCGCCTGGTGCAGGTACAGCTGCTCGGCAACAACGCGTTTCATTTTGACGACGTCGGCGTCATTGAAAAAGAAAACGCTCTGGTGGAGGTCATTCACATTGAGCTGGGCGCGCACAAGATTTTTTCGGGCTGCAAGGCCCGGCTGGAGGAGCGCCGCAGCCGTTTTGAAGCGGAAACGATTTATCTGGGCGACAAGTCCAGAATCATAGATATGAACTACGTGGCACAGCACATCGGCAAGGAAACGGAAAGTGAAATTCATGCAAACGGTGCTTTGCTCGATGAAAGCCAGAAGATTTACCGCGGCACCATCGATTTTCTGCGCGGCGCCGCCCATTCCGTAGGTCACGAAAGTGAATACACCTTGCTGTTCAGCCCTAAGGTGCGCAACCGCACCGCACCGCTGATTTTGTGCGGTGAAGAAAACGTGGAAGGCCAGCACGCCGCAAGCATCGGCAAGATTGACTCCGGCAAGCTGTTTTACCTGATGTCCCGCGGGCTTTCGGAGCCGCAGGCAAAGCAAATCGTCATCGAGGCCCAGTTTACGCCGGCGCTGGAGAAAATTCCTGTGGAAGCATTGCGGGAAGCTGTCCACGACTGGCTAAAGGAAAGGATGAGTAACGCATGA
- a CDS encoding SufS family cysteine desulfurase — MNRIQEQFPLLQQKVNGKPIVYLDNAATAQRPVSVLKAVDDFYRHDNANPHRGVYELAVRATNAFENSRKVVADFIGVKDAAEVIFTRNATEALNLIAYSYGLNFLSKGDGIIISIAEHHSNLVPWQHVAGTVGASLDYLYLTDGARISDEEIAAKITEKTKLVSVAHISNVLGVQLPVEKIVKRAKEVGAVVVLDCAQSVPHLQVDVEKLGVDFAVFSGHKMYAPLGIGVLWGRRSLLEKMPPFLSGGDMIDSVEEQVTTYAPIPQKFEAGTQDAAGAVGLAAAAKFMQEIGWEEITRIEHELMSYALDGMRKIPHVTVLGGDIPANERYGAISFVVEDVHPHDIASILDADGVCIRAGHHCAQPLLHHLDLYATSRVSFAVYNTKEDIDAFLESLKKVRGVMGYGA; from the coding sequence ATGAACCGGATTCAGGAACAATTCCCTTTATTACAGCAGAAGGTAAACGGCAAACCGATCGTTTACCTGGATAATGCCGCTACCGCACAGCGTCCGGTCAGCGTTTTAAAGGCCGTGGATGATTTTTACCGCCATGACAATGCCAACCCGCACCGCGGTGTTTACGAGCTGGCTGTGCGCGCCACCAATGCGTTTGAGAATTCCCGCAAAGTGGTTGCGGACTTCATCGGCGTGAAGGACGCGGCAGAGGTCATCTTTACACGCAACGCCACTGAGGCTCTCAACCTGATTGCATACAGCTATGGTCTGAATTTTCTCTCCAAAGGCGACGGCATCATAATTTCCATTGCGGAGCATCACAGCAATTTAGTGCCGTGGCAGCATGTAGCCGGAACAGTCGGCGCTTCTCTCGATTACTTGTACCTGACCGACGGCGCACGGATTTCTGACGAAGAAATCGCCGCTAAAATTACAGAAAAGACAAAGTTGGTTTCTGTTGCCCATATCTCAAACGTATTGGGCGTGCAGCTACCGGTTGAAAAAATTGTAAAGCGGGCCAAAGAGGTTGGCGCAGTTGTTGTGCTGGACTGCGCGCAGAGCGTCCCCCATCTTCAAGTGGACGTTGAGAAGCTCGGCGTGGATTTTGCGGTATTTTCGGGCCACAAAATGTACGCCCCTCTCGGAATCGGCGTGCTGTGGGGCCGCAGAAGCCTGCTGGAAAAAATGCCCCCGTTCCTTTCCGGCGGCGATATGATCGACTCCGTAGAGGAGCAGGTAACAACCTACGCCCCCATCCCCCAGAAATTTGAGGCTGGCACGCAGGACGCCGCCGGCGCGGTTGGTCTGGCCGCCGCGGCCAAGTTTATGCAGGAAATCGGCTGGGAGGAAATCACCCGCATTGAACACGAGCTGATGTCCTACGCGCTCGACGGGATGCGCAAAATTCCCCACGTTACCGTTTTGGGCGGTGATATTCCCGCAAACGAGCGTTACGGCGCGATCTCCTTTGTTGTAGAGGATGTTCACCCGCATGACATTGCCAGCATTTTGGATGCGGACGGCGTTTGCATTCGTGCGGGACACCATTGCGCACAGCCCTTACTGCATCACCTCGATCTGTACGCAACCAGCCGCGTCAGCTTTGCCGTTTACAATACGAAAGAGGACATTGACGCGTTTCTGGAGAGCCTGAAGAAAGTCAGAGGAGTGATGGGCTATGGAGCTTAA
- a CDS encoding AIM24 family protein — protein MYQISNFTNNDDITTLASLGAFTVLEYQRDLSVMPQDAQMAYFANAMNVRKRQVVCDLSKANGITLQAGAMQWTVGDVNATTGIKGVGDLLGKAMRGKVTGESAIKPEYTGNGTLVLEPTYRHILLVDLQDWNGSIVLDDGLFLACESTLKHKAVMRSNFSSAVAGGEGLFNLGVSGNGILCLESVCPREELVEITLQDDVLKVDGNMAIAWSGSLNFTVERSGKSLMGSAVSGEGLVNVFRGTGKVLLAPVAQGIA, from the coding sequence ATGTATCAAATCTCAAATTTCACGAATAACGACGACATTACCACGCTGGCTTCTCTGGGAGCTTTTACCGTTCTGGAGTATCAGCGCGACCTGAGCGTTATGCCGCAGGATGCGCAGATGGCCTATTTTGCGAACGCCATGAACGTGCGTAAGCGTCAGGTTGTCTGCGACCTGAGCAAGGCAAATGGAATTACGCTGCAGGCCGGTGCGATGCAGTGGACAGTTGGAGATGTGAACGCCACCACCGGCATCAAAGGTGTGGGCGATTTGCTGGGCAAGGCGATGCGCGGCAAGGTGACGGGAGAATCGGCAATTAAGCCCGAATATACCGGCAATGGCACCTTGGTGCTGGAACCGACCTACCGTCACATTCTCCTGGTTGATCTTCAGGATTGGAACGGTTCCATCGTGCTGGATGACGGTTTGTTTCTGGCCTGTGAATCCACCCTCAAGCACAAGGCTGTTATGCGCTCGAATTTCTCGTCGGCAGTGGCGGGGGGAGAAGGCCTGTTTAATCTGGGTGTGAGCGGCAACGGCATTCTCTGTCTGGAATCTGTCTGCCCGCGTGAGGAATTGGTTGAGATTACCTTGCAGGATGATGTTCTGAAGGTAGATGGAAATATGGCGATTGCCTGGAGCGGTAGCCTGAATTTCACGGTGGAGCGTTCTGGAAAATCACTGATGGGCTCCGCTGTTTCTGGCGAAGGTCTGGTAAATGTATTCCGCGGAACCGGAAAGGTTCTGCTGGCCCCGGTGGCACAGGGAATCGCTTGA
- the sufU gene encoding Fe-S cluster assembly sulfur transfer protein SufU, whose amino-acid sequence MELNQIYTEIITENSRSKRNKRELENPTAVIKGVNPSCGDEISLQVREKDGIIEDASFTGVGCAISQASASIMIDLVKGKTIEEALHLANTFLSMIKEGNLDEAALDELEDAAAFQNISKMPARVKCAVLAWHTLEEAVQSDGNCPGDDSASCKTRI is encoded by the coding sequence ATGGAGCTTAACCAGATTTACACCGAAATCATTACGGAAAACAGCCGCTCCAAACGCAATAAGCGTGAGCTGGAAAACCCCACCGCTGTGATCAAGGGTGTAAACCCGAGCTGTGGTGACGAAATCTCTTTGCAGGTGCGTGAGAAAGACGGCATTATTGAAGACGCTTCCTTTACCGGTGTTGGCTGCGCGATTTCGCAGGCTTCTGCCTCGATCATGATCGATCTGGTCAAAGGGAAAACGATAGAAGAAGCGCTCCACCTGGCAAACACCTTTCTCTCCATGATCAAGGAAGGCAATCTGGATGAAGCAGCTCTGGATGAGCTGGAGGACGCCGCCGCCTTCCAGAACATTTCGAAGATGCCCGCGCGCGTGAAATGCGCCGTGCTGGCCTGGCATACACTGGAGGAAGCCGTTCAGTCGGACGGGAACTGTCCGGGCGATGATTCCGCCTCCTGTAAAACCAGAATCTAA
- a CDS encoding AAA family ATPase, producing the protein MDTQYLRRVELAGLPERPCYWKELPAVQSLREGPLLLEQPVTFLVGENGTGKSTLLEAIAVAAGFNPEGGTRNFSFSSRKTHSELYEYLRLVKGHRRPRDGFFLRAESFYNVASNIDELDKIPARRPKIISSYGGVSLHEQSHGESFLALVLNRFGGDGLYLLDEPEAALSPSRQMSLLVHLHHLVEQDSQLVIATHSPILMAYPGACIYVLSQEDGIRRTAYEQTEHYIVTREFINHPEKMLRYLLEGKDTTD; encoded by the coding sequence TTGGATACGCAGTACCTCAGGCGGGTGGAATTGGCCGGGCTGCCGGAGCGGCCTTGCTACTGGAAAGAGCTTCCCGCTGTGCAGAGCCTGCGGGAAGGCCCTCTTTTGCTGGAACAGCCGGTCACATTTCTTGTGGGAGAAAACGGAACGGGAAAATCCACTTTGCTCGAAGCAATTGCAGTTGCCGCCGGGTTTAACCCGGAAGGCGGCACCCGAAATTTTTCTTTTTCTTCCAGGAAAACGCATTCCGAGCTGTATGAGTACCTGCGTCTAGTCAAGGGCCATCGCCGCCCGAGAGACGGCTTTTTTCTTCGCGCCGAAAGCTTTTATAATGTGGCAAGCAATATCGATGAGCTGGATAAAATCCCGGCCCGCCGCCCCAAAATTATTAGCAGCTACGGCGGCGTATCGCTGCACGAGCAGTCGCACGGGGAAAGCTTTCTGGCCTTGGTGCTCAACCGGTTTGGGGGAGACGGCCTGTACCTGCTGGATGAGCCGGAGGCCGCGCTGTCCCCATCGCGCCAGATGTCGCTGCTGGTACATCTTCACCATCTGGTGGAGCAGGATTCCCAGCTCGTCATTGCGACTCATTCACCGATTCTGATGGCATACCCCGGCGCATGTATTTATGTGCTGTCTCAGGAGGACGGGATACGCCGCACCGCCTACGAGCAGACCGAGCATTATATCGTGACCCGGGAGTTTATAAACCACCCGGAAAAGATGCTTCGGTATCTGCTGGAGGGAAAAGACACGACTGATTAG